One genomic segment of Streptococcus salivarius includes these proteins:
- the galE gene encoding UDP-glucose 4-epimerase GalE, translating to MAILVLGGAGYIGSHMVDRLVEKGQEKVVVVDSLVTGHRAAVHPDAIFYQGDLSDQDFMRKVFKENPDVDAVIHFAAYSLVGESMEKPLKYFDNNTAGMVKLLEVMNECGVKYIVFSSTAATYGIPEEIPILETTPQNPINPYGESKLMMETIMKWSDQAYGIKYVPLRYFNVAGAKPDGSIGEDHGPETHLLPIILQVAQGVREKIMIFGDDYNTPDGTNVRDYVHPFDLADAHLLAVEYLRKGNESTAFNLGSSTGFSNLQILEAARKVTGKEIPAEKADRRPGDPDTLIASSEKARTVLGWKPQFDNIEKIIASAWAWHSSHPKGYDDRG from the coding sequence ATGGCAATTTTAGTATTAGGTGGAGCTGGTTATATCGGTTCTCACATGGTTGATCGCTTAGTTGAAAAAGGTCAAGAAAAAGTAGTAGTAGTAGATAGTTTGGTAACCGGTCACCGTGCTGCCGTACATCCAGATGCTATTTTCTACCAAGGCGATCTCTCTGATCAAGATTTTATGAGAAAGGTCTTCAAAGAAAATCCTGATGTTGATGCCGTTATTCACTTTGCGGCCTATTCATTGGTTGGTGAATCAATGGAAAAACCACTCAAATATTTTGATAACAATACAGCTGGAATGGTTAAATTGCTTGAAGTTATGAACGAATGCGGTGTTAAATACATTGTCTTCTCATCAACAGCAGCAACTTACGGTATCCCAGAAGAAATTCCAATTCTTGAAACAACACCACAAAATCCTATCAACCCATATGGTGAGAGCAAGCTTATGATGGAAACCATTATGAAGTGGTCAGACCAAGCTTACGGCATCAAGTATGTCCCTCTTCGTTACTTTAATGTGGCGGGTGCCAAACCTGATGGTTCTATCGGAGAGGATCACGGTCCTGAAACCCACCTCTTGCCAATTATTCTCCAAGTAGCTCAAGGTGTTCGTGAAAAAATCATGATTTTTGGTGATGACTACAACACTCCTGATGGAACAAATGTTCGTGACTATGTTCACCCATTTGACTTGGCTGATGCTCACCTCCTTGCTGTTGAATATCTTCGTAAAGGTAATGAATCTACAGCCTTTAACTTAGGTTCATCAACAGGTTTCTCAAACCTTCAAATTCTTGAAGCCGCTCGTAAGGTAACTGGTAAAGAAATTCCAGCTGAAAAAGCTGATCGTCGTCCTGGTGATCCTGATACATTGATTGCTTCATCTGAAAAAGCACGTACAGTTCTTGGATGGAAACCACAATTTGATAACATCGAAAAAATCATCGCAAGTGCTTGGGCATGGCATTCTAGCCATCCAAAAGGGTACGATGATCGAGGATAA
- the dexB gene encoding glucan 1,6-alpha-glucosidase DexB produces MQKHWWHKATIYQIYPKSFMDSNGDGIGDLRGITSKLDYLQRLGITALWLSPVYDSPMDDNGYDIANYEAIADIFGDMSDMDELLAEAKKRDIQIVMDLVVNHTSDEHAWFIEARENPESPERDFYIWRDKPNELVSIFSGSAWEYDETSGQYYLHFFSKKQPDLNWENPQLRQKVYDMMNFWIDKGIGGFRMDVIDMIGKIPDQLIDTNGPRLHDYIKEMNQASFGKHDLLTVGETWGATPEIAKQYSNPDNQELSMIFQFEHIGLQHKPDSPKWEYERELDVSALKAIFNKWQTELELGQGWNSLFWNNHDLPRILSMWGDTGVYREKSAKALAILLHLMRGTPYIYQGEEIGMTNYPFRTLEELNDIESLNYAKEALEKGASLERVMDQIRQVGRDNARTPMQWDASKNAGFSTSDKTWLPVNPNYKDINVESALANPESIFYTYQKLVALRKTQDWLVDADFELLETASKVFAYIRKTKDSSYLVVVNLSDQEQDFCYDFERAEVVIANTELEPITDQGKLQAWDAICVKMK; encoded by the coding sequence ATGCAAAAACACTGGTGGCATAAAGCTACGATTTATCAAATTTACCCTAAATCATTCATGGATTCCAATGGTGATGGTATCGGTGATCTCAGGGGGATTACAAGTAAACTAGATTATCTTCAAAGACTCGGAATCACAGCCCTATGGCTTTCGCCTGTCTATGATAGTCCAATGGATGACAATGGCTATGATATCGCTAACTATGAGGCTATTGCAGATATTTTTGGAGACATGAGTGACATGGATGAGCTTTTGGCGGAAGCTAAGAAGCGTGATATTCAAATTGTTATGGACTTGGTGGTTAACCATACCTCTGATGAGCACGCTTGGTTTATTGAAGCGCGTGAAAATCCAGAAAGTCCTGAACGAGATTTCTACATCTGGCGAGATAAACCTAATGAGTTAGTATCTATCTTTAGTGGCTCTGCTTGGGAATATGATGAGACCTCAGGCCAATATTATCTGCATTTCTTTAGTAAGAAACAGCCAGACCTCAATTGGGAAAATCCACAGTTGCGCCAGAAAGTTTATGACATGATGAATTTCTGGATTGATAAGGGAATCGGTGGTTTCCGCATGGATGTGATTGATATGATTGGTAAGATTCCAGATCAACTGATTGATACAAACGGTCCAAGGCTTCACGATTACATCAAGGAAATGAACCAGGCGAGTTTTGGCAAGCATGACCTTCTAACCGTTGGTGAAACCTGGGGAGCGACACCTGAAATTGCTAAACAGTATTCAAATCCTGATAATCAAGAACTTTCAATGATTTTCCAGTTTGAACATATTGGACTTCAGCATAAGCCAGATAGCCCTAAATGGGAGTATGAGAGGGAGTTGGATGTTTCAGCACTTAAGGCTATTTTCAATAAATGGCAAACTGAGTTAGAGTTGGGACAAGGGTGGAACTCATTATTTTGGAATAATCATGATCTACCTCGTATTCTTTCAATGTGGGGAGATACTGGTGTTTATCGTGAGAAGTCAGCCAAGGCCTTAGCTATCCTTCTTCATCTCATGAGGGGAACACCTTACATTTATCAAGGTGAAGAAATCGGCATGACCAACTATCCTTTTAGAACTTTGGAAGAATTGAATGACATTGAATCTCTCAACTATGCCAAAGAAGCTCTCGAAAAAGGGGCATCACTAGAAAGAGTCATGGACCAAATTCGTCAGGTGGGTCGTGACAACGCTCGAACACCAATGCAATGGGATGCGTCTAAAAATGCTGGATTTAGCACATCGGATAAGACTTGGCTACCTGTTAATCCGAACTATAAGGACATAAATGTTGAGTCAGCCCTCGCCAATCCAGAATCGATTTTCTATACCTATCAGAAGCTCGTTGCGCTTCGTAAAACTCAAGATTGGTTGGTAGATGCTGACTTTGAACTCTTGGAGACAGCTTCAAAAGTATTTGCTTATATTCGTAAGACTAAAGATAGTAGCTATCTGGTTGTAGTCAATTTATCAGACCAAGAACAAGACTTCTGTTATGATTTCGAAAGAGCAGAAGTTGTCATTGCAAATACCGAATTAGAGCCAATTACAGACCAAGGCAAACTCCAAGCCTGGGATGCCATTTGTGTGAAGATGAAATAA
- a CDS encoding LacI family DNA-binding transcriptional regulator — translation MATLKDIASLAEVSIATVSRVLNQDESLSVTEETRHRILTAADELGYTRHQKSGNFKKEKHQIAIIQWVSEEDELDDIYYYNIRLGIEKRAQELDYEILRYFNDIPFSLAEEVIGILCIGKFSREQITELESLGKSLVFVDSDTLLQGHPCVTTDFENAVQTALQYLKKQGCQSIGLLTGEEKTTDLQEIIPDSRRRAYRNFCIEEGIYDANLILTGNFSALSGYELIKAKLETEEKLPDAFFAASDSLAIGALKAFQEAGLIVPDQIQIISFNDTIMAKQVFPPLSCVTVYTEEMGRTAMDVLNKQVLSPREIPTLTMLGTKLTLRGSTKEKTIQLPTNP, via the coding sequence ATGGCTACATTAAAAGACATTGCTTCATTAGCAGAGGTCTCAATCGCGACTGTTTCACGTGTTCTCAACCAAGATGAAAGCCTTTCCGTTACTGAAGAAACCAGGCACCGTATTTTAACTGCGGCAGATGAATTGGGATACACTAGACACCAAAAAAGCGGTAATTTTAAGAAAGAGAAACACCAGATTGCCATTATCCAATGGGTCAGTGAAGAAGACGAATTAGATGACATCTACTATTATAATATTCGACTCGGCATTGAAAAAAGGGCTCAGGAACTCGACTACGAGATTCTACGTTATTTCAATGACATTCCTTTTAGTCTCGCTGAAGAAGTCATAGGTATACTTTGTATCGGAAAGTTTAGTCGTGAACAGATTACTGAATTGGAATCATTGGGTAAATCACTGGTCTTTGTAGATAGTGATACCCTACTTCAGGGACATCCTTGTGTGACAACTGACTTTGAAAATGCTGTTCAGACTGCCCTCCAATATTTAAAAAAACAAGGGTGTCAATCAATCGGACTTTTAACAGGTGAGGAGAAGACAACCGACTTGCAAGAAATTATTCCTGATTCACGTCGGCGTGCCTATCGCAATTTTTGTATTGAAGAGGGAATTTACGACGCTAATCTCATTTTGACAGGAAACTTTAGTGCGCTATCTGGTTATGAACTTATCAAAGCTAAACTGGAGACAGAGGAGAAACTTCCAGATGCCTTTTTTGCCGCAAGTGATAGCTTAGCTATTGGAGCACTCAAAGCTTTTCAAGAAGCTGGCCTCATTGTTCCAGATCAGATTCAAATCATTTCTTTTAACGATACAATCATGGCAAAACAGGTATTTCCTCCCCTATCTTGTGTCACTGTCTACACTGAAGAAATGGGGCGAACTGCCATGGACGTCCTCAATAAGCAAGTCTTGTCCCCACGAGAAATTCCAACTCTTACCATGTTGGGTACGAAGTTAACCTTAAGGGGTAGTACGAAGGAAAAGACAATCCAACTGCCAACTAACCCATGA
- a CDS encoding galactose mutarotase: protein MKINCEIIGKVDSGDVSKISMENNNGVVISTLTTGATLQEFLVPTETGALKNIVLGFSDYEDYYKNNLCACQSIGRVAGRIGKASYTHNMVLYSLPKNEGENCLHGGPKGMQVQNWNYVTNLNDEYVETKFIRRLYSSVDGFPGDVTVSISYRLNNNNRLTILFEAFDVTESTVFNPTNHVYFNLSDKQDLSSHELQIYSDYRLELDSELIPTGQKINVDGTNYDFRKTTDLLPRIEANNGFDDAFVVGGETCDHVKEVAVLHDKESGDGIEIFSNRNGLVIYTMDIIEDNIYFARDRGTIAKGREAIAMEAQTLPDAVNHTDFGDIILEEGHSVSYEIGFQYFNSSK from the coding sequence ATGAAAATAAACTGCGAAATTATTGGAAAAGTTGATTCAGGCGATGTCAGTAAAATTTCAATGGAAAATAATAATGGTGTTGTCATTTCCACACTCACAACAGGTGCCACACTTCAGGAGTTTTTGGTTCCAACGGAAACTGGTGCTCTTAAAAATATAGTACTTGGTTTCAGTGATTACGAGGATTACTATAAGAATAATTTATGTGCCTGCCAGTCCATTGGTAGGGTTGCTGGAAGAATTGGGAAAGCTTCGTATACTCATAATATGGTTCTTTATAGCCTTCCTAAGAATGAGGGAGAAAACTGTTTACATGGCGGTCCAAAAGGAATGCAGGTTCAAAATTGGAACTATGTCACAAACCTGAATGATGAATATGTTGAGACAAAATTTATTAGAAGACTTTATTCAAGTGTAGATGGCTTTCCTGGTGATGTTACAGTCTCTATTAGTTATAGACTTAACAATAATAACCGCTTAACAATACTCTTTGAAGCCTTCGATGTTACAGAGTCAACAGTCTTTAATCCGACAAACCATGTTTACTTTAATCTTAGCGACAAACAGGATTTATCAAGTCATGAGTTACAAATCTATTCAGACTATCGTTTAGAGTTGGATTCTGAGTTAATTCCAACAGGACAAAAAATTAATGTAGATGGAACGAATTATGATTTCAGAAAGACAACTGACTTGCTACCTCGAATTGAAGCAAATAATGGTTTTGATGATGCCTTTGTAGTTGGAGGGGAAACTTGTGATCATGTGAAAGAAGTAGCTGTTCTCCATGATAAAGAGAGTGGAGATGGTATCGAAATCTTCTCAAACAGAAATGGTTTAGTTATTTATACTATGGATATTATAGAGGATAATATTTACTTTGCGAGAGATCGAGGAACAATTGCAAAAGGACGAGAAGCTATAGCTATGGAAGCTCAAACACTCCCAGATGCCGTTAATCATACAGATTTTGGAGATATCATCTTGGAGGAGGGTCATAGTGTAAGCTATGAAATCGGTTTCCAATATTTTAATTCATCAAAATAA
- a CDS encoding galactokinase, with product MKTTQLREAFKEVFGVEADHTFFSPGRINLIGEHTDYNGGHVFPAAITLGTYGAARKRDDKVLRFFSGNFEDKGIIEVPLENLRFEKEHNWTNYPKGVLHFLQEAGHTIDSGMDIYVYGNIPNGSGLSSSSSLELLIGVIAEKLFDLKLERLDLVKIGKQTENDFIGVNSGIMDQFAIGMGADQRAIYLDTNTLEYDLVPLDLKDNVVVIMNTNKRRELADSKYNERRAECDTAVSELQEKLDIQTLGELELWTFDAYSYLIKDENRIKRARHAVLENQRTLQARKALEAGDLEGFGRLMNASHVSLEHDYEVTGLELDTLAHTAWEQEGVLGARMTGAGFGGCAIALVNKDKVEDFKKAVGQRYEEVVGYAPSFYIAEVAGGSRVLD from the coding sequence ATGAAAACAACACAACTAAGAGAAGCTTTTAAAGAAGTCTTTGGAGTAGAAGCAGATCATACTTTCTTTTCACCTGGTCGTATTAATTTGATTGGTGAGCATACGGACTACAACGGTGGTCACGTCTTTCCAGCAGCCATTACCCTAGGTACTTACGGAGCAGCCCGTAAACGTGATGATAAAGTTTTGCGTTTCTTCTCAGGTAACTTTGAAGATAAGGGCATCATCGAAGTACCACTTGAAAATCTTCGTTTTGAAAAAGAACACAACTGGACAAACTATCCAAAAGGTGTTCTTCATTTCTTGCAAGAAGCTGGGCATACAATTGATTCAGGTATGGATATTTACGTTTATGGTAACATTCCAAATGGATCAGGTTTGTCATCATCATCATCTTTGGAATTATTGATTGGTGTTATTGCTGAAAAACTATTTGACCTTAAATTGGAACGCCTTGACTTGGTTAAAATCGGTAAGCAAACGGAAAATGACTTTATCGGCGTAAACTCTGGTATTATGGACCAATTCGCTATTGGTATGGGAGCTGATCAACGTGCGATTTACTTGGATACCAATACTTTAGAGTATGACTTGGTGCCGCTTGACCTTAAAGACAATGTTGTAGTTATCATGAACACTAACAAACGTCGTGAATTGGCAGATTCTAAATACAATGAACGTCGTGCTGAATGTGACACAGCTGTATCTGAACTTCAAGAAAAACTTGATATCCAAACACTTGGTGAATTGGAGCTCTGGACATTTGATGCATACAGCTACTTGATTAAAGATGAAAATCGTATCAAACGTGCCCGTCACGCAGTTCTTGAAAATCAACGTACACTTCAAGCTCGTAAAGCTCTTGAAGCAGGAGATTTGGAAGGCTTTGGTCGTCTTATGAATGCTTCTCACGTATCATTGGAACATGATTACGAAGTTACAGGTCTTGAACTTGATACTTTGGCACACACAGCATGGGAACAAGAAGGTGTTCTTGGAGCTCGTATGACAGGAGCGGGATTTGGTGGATGTGCCATCGCACTTGTAAATAAAGATAAAGTTGAAGATTTCAAAAAAGCAGTTGGTCAACGTTATGAAGAAGTCGTTGGTTATGCACCAAGCTTCTATATTGCTGAAGTAGCTGGTGGTTCACGAGTACTTGATTAA
- the gtfA gene encoding sucrose phosphorylase, producing MVKNKVQLITYPDSLGGNLKALKSNLDTYFPNLFEGGIHILPPYPSSGDRGFAPLTYFEIDPQFGDWEDVRNLAEDYDILLDIMVNHISQKSPYFQDFLKNGRDSQYADYFLTLEKIWEDGVPVQSDIDQMFLRRKVPYSEFIIEKTGEVEKVWTTFGKTTPSEQIDLDVHSEQVKQLFVDIFKHFHDNGVKIIRLDAVGYVLKKLGTSCFFVEPDIYDFLYWILDVAKSYDIALLPEVHAHYSIQYKLAEHGCWIYDFILPYRIFEALSNEESKFLVDYLQTRPHGQFTMLDCHDGLPVKPDLDGLIDSKDARKLVDLALNRGANLSLIVSDEHKDEDGFDVHQIRSTIYSLFGEDDDTYLAARALQVFTPGIPQIYYVGLLAGKNDIEAVEARGDGREINRHNFDEKEIAAAAETEVVKRLVNLIRFRNQHPAFEGDFTAQASSPTELVLSWENGTERASLTIDLKAKTGRVAYTEDGQEKVFTI from the coding sequence ATGGTTAAAAATAAGGTACAACTCATTACCTATCCAGACTCACTAGGTGGAAATTTAAAAGCACTCAAATCAAATCTAGATACTTACTTTCCAAACCTTTTTGAAGGTGGAATCCACATTCTGCCACCCTACCCTTCTTCAGGGGACCGTGGTTTTGCACCACTAACCTATTTTGAAATCGATCCTCAGTTTGGTGACTGGGAGGATGTGAGAAATCTAGCAGAGGATTACGATATTCTTCTTGATATCATGGTTAACCACATTTCTCAAAAATCTCCATATTTCCAAGATTTCTTGAAAAATGGCCGTGATTCTCAATATGCTGATTATTTCTTGACGCTTGAAAAAATCTGGGAAGATGGTGTGCCAGTTCAATCTGATATTGATCAAATGTTCTTGCGTCGCAAAGTACCGTATTCAGAGTTCATTATTGAAAAGACTGGTGAAGTAGAAAAAGTTTGGACAACTTTTGGTAAAACAACCCCATCTGAACAAATTGACTTGGATGTACACTCAGAGCAAGTAAAACAACTGTTTGTCGATATTTTTAAACATTTCCATGATAATGGGGTTAAGATTATTCGACTAGATGCTGTCGGCTATGTTTTGAAAAAACTTGGAACATCATGTTTCTTTGTAGAGCCTGATATCTATGATTTCCTTTACTGGATTCTTGATGTGGCAAAATCTTACGATATTGCCCTCTTACCAGAGGTGCACGCCCATTATTCTATTCAATACAAATTGGCAGAGCATGGTTGCTGGATTTATGACTTTATCTTGCCGTACCGTATTTTTGAGGCTCTTAGTAATGAAGAATCTAAGTTCCTTGTTGATTATCTTCAAACACGTCCACATGGTCAATTTACGATGCTTGATTGCCATGATGGCCTTCCGGTAAAACCAGACTTAGATGGACTTATCGATAGTAAAGATGCTCGTAAGTTGGTTGACTTGGCTTTGAATCGAGGTGCTAACCTCAGTCTTATCGTATCGGATGAGCATAAGGATGAGGATGGTTTTGATGTCCATCAAATTCGCTCAACGATTTATTCTCTCTTTGGTGAAGATGATGATACTTATCTCGCTGCACGCGCTCTACAAGTCTTCACACCAGGTATTCCACAAATCTACTATGTTGGTTTACTTGCTGGTAAGAACGATATTGAAGCAGTTGAAGCACGAGGTGATGGTCGTGAAATCAACCGCCATAATTTTGATGAAAAAGAAATCGCAGCAGCGGCAGAAACTGAAGTGGTTAAACGTTTAGTTAACCTTATCCGCTTCCGAAATCAACACCCAGCCTTTGAAGGTGATTTCACTGCTCAAGCTTCAAGTCCAACCGAATTGGTTCTCTCTTGGGAAAATGGTACTGAACGTGCAAGTTTAACTATTGACTTGAAAGCTAAAACTGGACGTGTGGCTTACACGGAAGATGGTCAGGAAAAAGTCTTCACAATTTAA
- a CDS encoding carbohydrate kinase family protein: MYDLEKPLPLGEKAIDVLTVGEVLVDMIDLEGSYHPFFGGSPANIAMNVKALGGRSALVAAVGKDRMGEFLKETIKQRGLTDGIIQENKASTSMVLVNKTTGTPIPIFYRGADYQLDYTNELKELASESKILHFSSWPISQEHSRQTIESLIEQAKAEGTLISFDPNYHPGLWQEGHDGVDYIKELIKYVDIIKPSEDDAERIFGPDTVDNQIKKFLDLGAKLVVMTLGKDGLVVANKEQMVRRKTKATKVVDATGAGDAFWSGFYTGLCKGKTILEAVDDGSRTSAYKLQYVGAVVELPTLEKLEDVFNG, translated from the coding sequence ATGTATGATTTAGAAAAACCTTTACCTTTGGGAGAAAAAGCAATTGATGTGCTTACAGTGGGCGAGGTTTTAGTAGACATGATTGATCTTGAAGGGAGTTATCATCCTTTCTTTGGAGGCTCCCCTGCTAATATCGCCATGAACGTCAAAGCCTTAGGGGGACGCTCAGCTTTGGTAGCTGCTGTGGGTAAAGATCGTATGGGCGAGTTTTTGAAAGAGACTATCAAACAGCGTGGCCTAACCGATGGCATTATTCAGGAAAACAAGGCATCTACCAGTATGGTTTTGGTCAATAAAACGACTGGCACACCGATTCCTATCTTTTATCGTGGTGCTGATTACCAGCTAGATTACACTAACGAATTGAAAGAACTGGCTTCTGAAAGCAAGATTCTTCATTTCTCATCTTGGCCAATTTCTCAAGAGCACTCTCGTCAAACCATTGAAAGTTTGATTGAACAAGCCAAAGCAGAAGGAACATTGATTTCCTTTGATCCCAACTATCATCCTGGTCTCTGGCAAGAAGGACATGATGGCGTTGACTACATAAAAGAGTTGATTAAATATGTAGATATTATCAAACCTTCTGAAGATGATGCCGAACGCATTTTTGGACCTGACACTGTTGACAATCAAATCAAGAAATTCCTGGATTTGGGTGCTAAACTGGTCGTCATGACACTTGGCAAAGATGGTCTAGTTGTTGCTAATAAAGAGCAAATGGTTCGTAGAAAAACCAAAGCTACAAAAGTTGTAGATGCGACAGGTGCTGGCGATGCTTTCTGGTCAGGGTTCTACACAGGGCTTTGTAAAGGAAAAACAATTCTAGAAGCTGTAGACGATGGCAGTCGTACCTCAGCCTATAAATTACAGTATGTTGGAGCAGTCGTTGAATTGCCAACATTGGAAAAATTGGAGGATGTATTCAATGGTTAA
- the galT gene encoding UDP-glucose--hexose-1-phosphate uridylyltransferase, whose translation MAENLVNAFVTLVIENSDYEELDRIYLTNKVFALVGEGVADVETESSELIDLKDQLLQAGVKAGSVGELNEEQDIIGAQLMDLITPSPSAVNRNFWDTYKSNPEQAIADFYVQSKRNDYVKVKAIAQNIAYKAPTKYGDLEITINLSKPEKDPKAIAAAKNAVASDYPKCQLCMENEGYLGRINHPARSNHRVIRFQMEGNDWGFQYSPYAYFNEHSIFFYGKHEPMHISPLTFGRLLSIVEAFPGYFAGSNADLPIVGGSILTHEHYQGGRHTFPMEVAGIKEKVSFDGYSDVETGIVNWPMSVLRLRSEDKERLIALATKILNCWRGYSDEKAGVLAQSDGHPHHTITPIARRKDGKFELDLVLRDNQTSEEHPDGIYHPHKDVQHIKKENIGLIEVMGLAILPPRLKTELKDVEDYLLGQGNQVAPIHQEWADELKAQNPNVTAEEVTEVVRQSVADIFARVLEDAGVYKTNSEGLDQFKAFVDFVNLAD comes from the coding sequence ATGGCTGAAAATTTAGTAAACGCTTTTGTAACTTTGGTTATTGAAAACAGTGACTATGAGGAATTAGACCGTATCTATTTGACAAACAAAGTTTTTGCTTTGGTTGGAGAGGGAGTTGCTGATGTTGAAACTGAAAGCTCTGAATTGATTGACCTTAAAGACCAGTTGCTTCAAGCAGGTGTTAAAGCTGGTTCTGTAGGTGAACTTAATGAAGAACAAGATATCATCGGTGCTCAACTCATGGACTTGATTACACCAAGCCCTAGTGCTGTCAATCGTAACTTCTGGGATACCTATAAATCAAACCCAGAGCAAGCAATTGCTGACTTTTATGTACAAAGTAAACGAAATGATTATGTAAAAGTTAAAGCTATTGCACAAAACATTGCTTATAAAGCACCTACTAAATACGGTGACTTGGAAATTACGATTAACCTTTCAAAACCTGAAAAAGATCCCAAAGCCATCGCTGCAGCTAAAAATGCGGTAGCTTCTGATTATCCAAAATGCCAACTTTGTATGGAAAATGAAGGTTATCTAGGTCGCATCAATCACCCAGCACGTAGTAATCACCGTGTTATTCGTTTCCAAATGGAAGGAAATGACTGGGGCTTCCAATATTCACCATATGCTTACTTTAATGAACATTCTATCTTCTTTTATGGTAAGCACGAACCAATGCACATCAGTCCATTGACGTTTGGTCGTCTCCTATCAATTGTTGAAGCATTTCCTGGTTACTTCGCAGGTTCAAATGCCGATCTTCCAATTGTAGGTGGTTCAATTCTTACACACGAACACTATCAAGGTGGTCGCCACACTTTCCCAATGGAAGTAGCAGGCATTAAAGAAAAAGTTAGCTTTGATGGATACTCTGATGTTGAAACTGGTATTGTTAATTGGCCTATGTCAGTTCTTCGTTTAAGAAGTGAAGATAAGGAAAGACTTATTGCTCTTGCAACCAAAATTTTAAATTGCTGGCGTGGTTATTCAGACGAAAAAGCTGGAGTCTTAGCTCAGTCTGATGGACACCCTCACCACACCATTACCCCAATTGCTCGTAGAAAAGACGGCAAATTTGAATTGGATTTGGTTCTTCGTGACAATCAAACTTCTGAAGAACATCCAGACGGTATCTACCACCCACATAAAGATGTTCAACATATTAAGAAAGAAAACATTGGTTTGATTGAAGTTATGGGATTGGCCATTCTTCCTCCTCGTTTGAAAACAGAACTTAAAGATGTTGAAGATTATCTATTAGGTCAAGGTAACCAAGTTGCTCCAATTCACCAAGAATGGGCAGATGAACTCAAAGCTCAAAATCCGAATGTTACGGCTGAGGAAGTGACAGAAGTTGTTCGACAATCTGTTGCAGATATCTTTGCTCGTGTACTAGAAGATGCAGGTGTTTATAAGACTAATAGTGAAGGCTTAGATCAGTTTAAAGCATTTGTAGATTTTGTAAATTTAGCTGATTAA